Proteins from a genomic interval of Crassostrea angulata isolate pt1a10 chromosome 7, ASM2561291v2, whole genome shotgun sequence:
- the LOC128191328 gene encoding piggyBac transposable element-derived protein 4-like, with protein sequence MAEEIRRELTSNPRIHVLLHFRLHKIRPLIDMTRGNFQKFYKPGKCQSIDEGMIRYKGHHYAQQYTPGKPIKRGLKIWMRCETSGYTNDYRAYLGKHDSMCGPSLGERVVKHLCKPLKWKGHHVFFDRYFTSIPLLQTLESYGVYGCGTLMANRKGFPSQLKNPHLPERGDAEQMQHSNLVATVWNDAKPVHIASTTSDPLGDGPAQRRVRGGGVIIIQRPPAVEHYQQHYYGVDRTQQYRSKCPVGRPSKKFWKYLVNYIFEISLINTFLLWFETRGTRKPTKHFSMVDCNLSIAEKLIGDFSSRKRAPSCGRGVAGISVANINRHISTKLTRPRGRCKQCKKNGRRIDTFFGCSICNVHLCRGACFQAYHSYHHLLME encoded by the exons atggccgaggagatccgTCGCGAGTTGACAAGTAATCCGCG aatacatgttttattacattTCAGACTTCATAAAATCAGACCACTTATCGACATGACAAGAGGAAATTTCCAGAAGTTTTACAAACCAGGGAAGTGTCAGAGTATAGATGAAGGAATGATAAG GTACAAGGGACACCATTATGCACAGCAGTACACGCCAGGAAAACCAATAAAGCGCGGTCTAAag ATATGGATGAGATGTGAAACAAGTGGCTACACCAATGATTACAGAGCGTATCTTGGTAAACATGATTCAATGTGTGGCCCATCACTAGGGGAACGAGTCGTCAAACATTTATGCAAGCCACTGAAGTGGAAAGGTCATCATGTGTTCTTCGATAG ATATTTCACTTCTATTCCTCTTCTCCAAACTCTTGAATCCTACGGTGTTTATGGTTGTGGGACTTTAATGGCAAACAGGAAAGGGTTTCCCTCACAGCTGAAGAACCCACACCTTCCTGAGAGAGGAGATGCTGAACAGATGCAACATAGTAACCTTGTTGCCACCGTATGGAATGATGCTAAACCT GTTCACATTGCATCTACAACATCGGACCCTCTCGGAGATGGCCCAGCTCAAAGAAGGGTTCGGGGTGGTGGTGTTATCATCATTCAGCGCCCGCCTGCAGTTGAGCACTACCAACAACACTACTATGGTGTAGACAGAACACAACAGTACAGATCCAAGTGTCCAGTTGGCCGTCCATCCAAAAAGTTTTGGAAGTATCTGGTCaactatatttttgaaatttctctgATCAACACATTCCTTCTTTGGTTTGAAACCCGAGGAACAAGAAAACCAACAAAACATTTCTCTATGGTTGACTGCAACTTGTCTATCGCGGAGAAACTTATTGGTGATTTCTCTAGCAGAAAGCGGGCACCTTCATGTGGAAGGGGAGTTGCAGGTATTAGTGTTGCTAACATCAACCGGCACATCAGCACAAAGTTGACAAGACCGCGAGGAAGATGCAAACAGTGCAAGAAGAATGGCAGAAGAATTGACACTTTTTTTGGTTGTAGCATTTGTAATGTACATCTGTGTAGAGGAGCTTGTTTTCAGGCCTATCACTCTTATCATCACTTGCTTATGGAATAG